Below is a genomic region from Enterobacter hormaechei subsp. xiangfangensis.
ATCCTGGCTGGAATAATGTGTGCCATTATCACTGTCCCAGTTCAGACTGCCGCGAGAACGTAAACGCCACGGCCCCACGTTCAGGCCATAATGCAAGCCCGCATAAGCGGTATCTGAATTGGTGCCGTTTGACTCGCTGTGCCAGGTATTAAGATCGTATGAAAGTAATCCGGCCGGAACACCATTATCCCATAATGAAGGATCGACATACCCTGCTGGAAGCTTAAGCACGTAGATTTGCGGGAAATTAAGATCCATTTCCTGCTTGCTACTATCAAAATTTTCAGAAGCACCGGGATAATATTTTTTGATATCTACGCAAGACGTTTCGTCGTCTTTGACATCATCGCCTAATATGCTGGTATCAACGCCTGCCTGTGTCAGCGTGAGTTTAGTCAGACATGCTGAGGCACGTGGCGTTTTGTTATCAATGAATGCCATCTCGACCGTGGATTTTGAATTGCCATTCAAATTCACTTTTACACGGTAAGTACCTGGCAGAACTGGGTTGCCATAAGCATAACGATCGACATTGATACCTCCACCATTATCGATAAGGAACCGGTCATTAAATTCAATGGCCGATTCTGTTTCGGATGAGGTGTCTACAGCTTTTTTTTCAGTCTCGCTGGCATGCAGAGGAAATGCTGCACAGATTGCGAGACATAAAATTGATCGTTGAAATAGCATGCTTCATCCAGACAAGTCGTCGTATGAATGCTATGAATCATTCATACGTATTATATTTATAATGTGGCAGTGATGCGGTTATTAGTTTACTTTGCTTTCAAAAGTATCAGAGCCGCCATTGTCATTAATGGTTTCGTAAGCAACAGTGCCGGTGGCAGTACTACCTAAACCTTTTACCTGCATTATTTGAGTACTAAACGGTAAAATAGATTTATGCTCAACCTGGTACTCTTTATTTGCTGATTTCAGCTTTACATTTGAAATAGAAACGTTGTAAGGGGAATCATTGTGTGCAATCAGGTTTAGCGTATTACCTTGTTTTTGTTGCGACCACGTTACCCTGGCTGCTGCATTTCCTGGCGTACCTTTCAGGCCGTCAGGTCGGAAAAAGAGTTTAATACGTGTGCGGAATGCCAGCTGGAGCTGGTTAGGATTTTCACCGTCTTTCACTTTTGACTTCGGTGGAATCTCGAGCACATTGAACCAGAATAGGGATTCGCGATCTTGCGGCAATGAACCACCCAGGTACGAGATCCGAACGGATTGACCTTTTTGGGGATCAATTCGGGATACTGGTGGAGTAATAATAAAAGGAAGTTTTAATTCCTGTGGATTGGTGTCATCGCGACCGTCATCGATCCATGATTGAACTAATAGTGGCTTTTTGCCACGGTTGTCTAAAGAAACGATGACATCTTTTTGCGACTGCTGATAAACAATACGTGTTCCCGAAATAACGATATCTGCGCTTGCCTGGAATGACGCGACAGCAGCAACTGTAAAGCAGGCAGCTTTAAATCCTTTATAAAATGATGTGCTTAACATTTTTCCACTTCCTGTTGGAATGATATCAATAGTCCCCTGACGTACGTCAGGGGATAATATGAGCATTTTATCTATGCTTTTAAAATTACTCGTAGATCATGGTGAATGCAGCTTGTGCCTGAACCACACCAGCTGACACTGGGTTGTTGGCCGCATCCCAGTTCTGACCTTGGGTATACGCTACACGGTAGTAAAGTGCGCCTGCGCCTGTGGTATCAATCGTTGCTTTCTGGGTATTGTTGGTCTGATCCAGTTTGATCTGATCGGTAGCGGAGTTGCCATCGTTTGACAGTACCAGATTGACGTTTTTAGCGGCGCCTTGAGTGTTTGATGGTGGAACCAGCAGACCGCCGGAAGTTGAAGAAGAACCCGCCCAGGAATCAAACTGAGCGGATGCCTGTTTGACGGTAGCAGAATCACAACCTGTCAGGGTGAGGGAGAATTTCTTTTCTCCCAGGGTGCTGGTGGTACCCAGCGCATTAGCGAAGTCTTTTACAAACACGGTATCCAGGTTAACGTCAAAATCATTACCATCCTGGTCAATCTTCTGATCCAGGGATACTTTACAGGTGTTATTAGAAACCATACCGTGGAAAGTAATAGTGCCTGTATCTGAAGGAATATCAGCTGCCATTGCAGAACCCGCACTCAGAACCATTGCTACTACAGTTGCCAGACCTAATTTATTAAAAGACATTTTTTATATCCATATTTAAATGCTAGAAAAGTGCACATAAGCAAGGCTTATGTTCGTTCCGAACAGATGCTTCGGGAAAAGGATTCTAAGTGATGAGTAATGGTTGTGAGAAGCCGTAAGATGTTAGAAATACTTAAACGATCTTTAAGCCAATGTGATTATTTAATAGTGAGTGATAATAATTGTTCATCATTTTGATGATCAGGTGTTCGGCGGGGTGACTTTAATATATTAATAAAAATATATAAAAAGAACGCTATTCATTTTAATTATGTATAAATTACCCAACCTATTTTGCCGGGTAATTTATAACAGTACTATTGGCTTAGGCAACCTGCACCGGAATCGCCTTCGCGGTACGTTTCATCTCATTATCGCCTTCAAAGTAGGCCACTTTAGGCTGCCAGCGACGTGCTTCTTCGTCAGACATCATCACAAAGCTGGCAATAATGACGATATCGCCTACGTCCGCGCAGTGCGCTGCTGCCCCATTAACGGAGATGATTTTAGATCCGCGTTCAGCGGCAATCGCGTACGTTGAAAAGCGTTTGCCGTTATTAACGTTCCAGATATCAATAGCTTCGTTTTCGAGAATACCCGCCGCGTCGAGAAAATCCTGGTCGATCGCGCAGGAGCCTTCATAGTGCAGGTCGGCCTGGGTGACTTTCACACGGTGAAGCTTACCTTGTAGCATTTTGCGAATCATTACGTTTACCTTTCACTTCCGGGTAGTAAAACTACGCCAGTTCAACCACTTTGTTATCGATAAGGCGGGCCTGGCCGAGCCATGCCGCCACCAGAATTACCGCACGTTTGCTGGTCTCTGTAAGCGCCAGAAGCGTATCGGCATCCCGAATTTGAACGTCGTCAGCACGAAGACCTTTCTCGTTCAGCGCCTGTTCAGCCAGAGCGATAATTTCTTCTGCGGTTAACTCTTTTGCCAGCAGTTGCTCTGCCATGGTATTCATGACTTTGCTTAAACCCGGCGCAATTTTACGCTGTTCGGCGGTCAGATAGCCGTTACGGGAGCTGAGCGCCAGGCCATCTTTCGCACGCACAATCGGTACGCCGATTATCTCAATGTCGTAGCCCATATCGGCAACCATTTTGCGGATCAGCGCCAGCTGCTGGAAATCTTTCTCGCCAAAACAGGCGATGTCCGGCTGCACCAGGTTAAACAGCTTGCTGACGATGGTAGAAACGCCACGGAAATGGCCCGGGCGGCTGGCGCCCTCCAGCATGGTCGAAATACCCGGCACATCGACGTAGGTCGATTCAGTGGTGCCCTGGGGATATACATCTGCGGGGGCCGGAGCGAAGACGATATCCGCATGACGTTTTTTGAGCTTCTCGCAATCTTCCTGCAAGGTACGTGGGTAACGCGCCAGATCGTCTTCGCGATCGAACTGCATCGGGTTAACGAAGATACTGACTACCACAATATCTGCACGGGCTCTCGCTTCATCGACCAGCTTCATATGGCCGTCGTGCAGGTTGCCCATGGTTGGAACAAGGGCGATACGTTTACCTTCCTGACGTGCACGGCGGATATGCTGGCGCAGCAGCGGCAGAGTTTCTATGATTAGCACACCTGGACTCCTTAATGGAAACTGTGTTCTTCGCCCGGATAAACGCCGGACTCAACCTCGGCAATATACTGCCGCACAGCAGCACGCATGTCGCCTGCTTCTGTCAGGAAATTTTTAGCAAATTTTGGAATGTGGCCGCCGGTGATCCCGAAGGCGTCGTGCATGACCAGAATCTGGCCATCGGTGACGTTGCCCGCGCCGATGCCGATCACCGGAATCGACAGCGCCTCAGTGATACGCTTAGCCAGCTCAACCGGCACACACTCCAGCACCAGCAGCTGTGCGCCCGCGGCTTCCAGCGCCACGGCATCATCAAACAGCGTCTGCGCCGCATCGCCTCGGCCCTGCACCTTATATCCGCCAAAGATGTTGACAGACTGCGGCGTCAGCCCCAAATGACCACAAACCGGCACGGCGCGTTCGGTAAGCATTTTTACCGTATCGACCAGCCAGGCGCCGCCTTCGATTTTGACCATATTGGCGCCAGCACGCATCACTGTCGCCGCATTTTCAAAGGCCTGTTCCGGGGTGGCATACGCCATAAACGGCAGATCGGAAAGCAGCAGGCAGGCGGGCGCACCCCGGCGCACGGCGCGGGTATGGTAAGCAATATCCTCGACCGTGACCGGCAGAGTGGAATCATGTCCTTGTACCGTCATCCCTAACGAGTCCCCGACCAGCATGACGTTGATCCCTTCTTCGGCAAACAGTTTTGCGAAGCTGTAGTCATACGCGGTGATAGTGGCGAAGCGTTTTTTTTCCTGTTTGCATTTCTGCAATAAGGAGATGGTGGTTGGTTTCATAGTGTTTCCTGATGGCCCAAAAGCGAATCTTTGCGCATTCTAACAGTAACATTTGAGGGAACAATGATTTTAGGCAATCGATTAACCGCAAA
It encodes:
- a CDS encoding fimbrial chaperone; the encoded protein is MLSTSFYKGFKAACFTVAAVASFQASADIVISGTRIVYQQSQKDVIVSLDNRGKKPLLVQSWIDDGRDDTNPQELKLPFIITPPVSRIDPQKGQSVRISYLGGSLPQDRESLFWFNVLEIPPKSKVKDGENPNQLQLAFRTRIKLFFRPDGLKGTPGNAAARVTWSQQKQGNTLNLIAHNDSPYNVSISNVKLKSANKEYQVEHKSILPFSTQIMQVKGLGSTATGTVAYETINDNGGSDTFESKVN
- a CDS encoding fimbrial protein — translated: MSFNKLGLATVVAMVLSAGSAMAADIPSDTGTITFHGMVSNNTCKVSLDQKIDQDGNDFDVNLDTVFVKDFANALGTTSTLGEKKFSLTLTGCDSATVKQASAQFDSWAGSSSTSGGLLVPPSNTQGAAKNVNLVLSNDGNSATDQIKLDQTNNTQKATIDTTGAGALYYRVAYTQGQNWDAANNPVSAGVVQAQAAFTMIYE
- the panD gene encoding aspartate 1-decarboxylase, with amino-acid sequence MIRKMLQGKLHRVKVTQADLHYEGSCAIDQDFLDAAGILENEAIDIWNVNNGKRFSTYAIAAERGSKIISVNGAAAHCADVGDIVIIASFVMMSDEEARRWQPKVAYFEGDNEMKRTAKAIPVQVA
- the panC gene encoding pantoate--beta-alanine ligase, translated to MLIIETLPLLRQHIRRARQEGKRIALVPTMGNLHDGHMKLVDEARARADIVVVSIFVNPMQFDREDDLARYPRTLQEDCEKLKKRHADIVFAPAPADVYPQGTTESTYVDVPGISTMLEGASRPGHFRGVSTIVSKLFNLVQPDIACFGEKDFQQLALIRKMVADMGYDIEIIGVPIVRAKDGLALSSRNGYLTAEQRKIAPGLSKVMNTMAEQLLAKELTAEEIIALAEQALNEKGLRADDVQIRDADTLLALTETSKRAVILVAAWLGQARLIDNKVVELA
- the panB gene encoding 3-methyl-2-oxobutanoate hydroxymethyltransferase is translated as MKPTTISLLQKCKQEKKRFATITAYDYSFAKLFAEEGINVMLVGDSLGMTVQGHDSTLPVTVEDIAYHTRAVRRGAPACLLLSDLPFMAYATPEQAFENAATVMRAGANMVKIEGGAWLVDTVKMLTERAVPVCGHLGLTPQSVNIFGGYKVQGRGDAAQTLFDDAVALEAAGAQLLVLECVPVELAKRITEALSIPVIGIGAGNVTDGQILVMHDAFGITGGHIPKFAKNFLTEAGDMRAAVRQYIAEVESGVYPGEEHSFH